The genome window TTGGGGTTCTTCATCAGCCGGTCCTGCAGGATCTTCTCCGCCCGCAGCTCGTCGCGGCGGTGGATCAGCGTCACCTTGCTGGCGAAGTTGGTCAGAAACAGCGCCTCCTCCACGGCGGTGTTGCCGCCGCCGATCACCACAATCTCCTGCCCGCGATAGAAAAAGCCGTCACAGGTGGCACAGGCCGAAACGCCGAAGCCCTTGAACTTCTCCTCGCTCTCCAGCCCCAGCCACTTGGCCCGCGCGCCGGTGGCCAGAATGACCGAGTCGGCGGTGTAGATGTTGCCCGAGTCGCCCTTCGCCACGAAGGGGCGGCTCTCGGTATCCAGCTCCACGATGATGTCGCCGATGATCTCGCAGCCCATCGCCTTGGCGTGGGCTTCCATCCGCACCATCAGGTCGGGGCCCTGCACCTCGGTATCGCCGGGCCAGTTCTCGACCTCGGTGGTGGTGGTGAGCTGCCCGCCCGGCTCGATGCCCTGCACGAGGATCGGGTTGAGCATGGCGCGGCTTGCATATACGCCCGCCGTGTAGCCCGCCGGACCGGAGCCGATGATAAGGGTCTTGGTGTGGCGCGTCTCGCTCATGGCGGTCCCCTTGCCTCGCTGGAATCAACTGTGTCAGGCCATATAGGCCTCCCGACCGGCAAGAGAAAGGGCAGGGGCCTTACAGCAGGACAGGCGTTCCGGTTCTTGCGCAAACACGAAACATTCTTGCGCAAAGTCGTGCCCCAGAGTAAAAACCGCCAAACCGGGGGAGAATATGGCCACTTCCAAACTTGATGAAATCGACCGCCACATCCTCGCCGAGCTTCAGGCCGACGGGCGGATGACCAATGTGGCGCTGGCCGAGAAGGTCGGCATTTCCGCGCCGCCCTGCCTGCGCCGGGTGCGCGCGCTTGAAGAGGCGGGGTATATCAAGGGCTACCACGCCGAGGTCGACAGCCGCGAACTCGGGTTCGAGGTGCAGGTCTTCGCCATGGTCGGGCTCAACAGCCAGGCCGAGGCCGACCTGACCGCC of Oceanicola sp. 502str15 contains these proteins:
- the trxB gene encoding thioredoxin-disulfide reductase, whose protein sequence is MSETRHTKTLIIGSGPAGYTAGVYASRAMLNPILVQGIEPGGQLTTTTEVENWPGDTEVQGPDLMVRMEAHAKAMGCEIIGDIIVELDTESRPFVAKGDSGNIYTADSVILATGARAKWLGLESEEKFKGFGVSACATCDGFFYRGQEIVVIGGGNTAVEEALFLTNFASKVTLIHRRDELRAEKILQDRLMKNPKIETLWFHELEEVVGEDNPLGVEGIRVRHTKTGEITEIPAKGVFVAIGHAPATELVKGKLELHNGGYVKVKPGTTETSVPGIFAAGDLTDHKYRQAVTSAGMGCMAALDAERWLAEQGEAAEPAPEAANEPASA
- a CDS encoding Lrp/AsnC family transcriptional regulator, giving the protein MATSKLDEIDRHILAELQADGRMTNVALAEKVGISAPPCLRRVRALEEAGYIKGYHAEVDSRELGFEVQVFAMVGLNSQAEADLTAFEQRCCAWPLVRECHMLNGEIDFILKCVAPDLSSFQSFLTGQLLTAPNVASVKTSLVIRGAKDDPGVPFEVLEARLAKSA